A part of Gossypium hirsutum isolate 1008001.06 chromosome A07, Gossypium_hirsutum_v2.1, whole genome shotgun sequence genomic DNA contains:
- the LOC107926633 gene encoding galactinol--sucrose galactosyltransferase isoform X2: MVLIDDGWQSICHDDDPISDKEGMNRTSAGEQMPCRLIKMEENYKFREYESIKLGNKKGMGAFIRDLKEEYKTIEYVYVWHALCGYWGGIRPKVQGIPPAKVVTPKLSQGLKMTMEDLAVDKIVNNGVGLVPPEAVHEMYEGLHSHLQSVGIDGVKVDVIHLLEMLAEEFGVLFQ; encoded by the exons ATGGTCCTTATTGATGATGGGTGGCAGTCCATTTGTCATGACGATGACCCCATCAGCGATAAAGAAGGCATGAATCGAACTTCAGCTGGTGAGCAAATGCCGTGTAGGCTcataaaaatggaagaaaattatAAGTTTAGGGAGTATGAAAGTATTAAGTTAGGTAATAAGAAGGGGATGGGTGCCTTTATTAGGGACCTAAAAGAAGAATATAAGACCATAGAATATGTGTATGTGTGGCATGCATTATGTGGATATTGGGGTGGGATAAGACCGAAAGTCCAAGGAATACCACCCGCGAAGGTAGTAACTCCTAAATTGTCgcaggggttgaagatgacaatgGAAGATTTAGCAGTAGACAAGATTGTGAATAATGGGGTAGGCTTGGTCCCGCCGGAAGCAGTCCACGAGATGTATGAAGGACTTCATTCTCATCTTCAATCGGTGGGGATTGATGGCGTCAAGGTTGACGTAATCCAT TTGCTTGAGATGCTGGCGGAGGAGTTCGgcgtgttgttccaatag
- the LOC107926633 gene encoding galactinol--sucrose galactosyltransferase isoform X1, which translates to MAPPSITKNALDGIGLADDHVFMSITLKGTNFLANGQPILSNVPQNIVATPSPFSSLDKSKGTVGCFVGFDTEEPKSQHVVSIGKLNCIGFMSIFRFKVWWTTHWVGNSGKDLEHETQMMMLDKDESVRPYVLLLPLLEGPFRASLQPGIDDNVDICMESGSTQVSRSTLRSCLYMHVGDDPYKLVKEAMKVARHHLGTFKLLDEKTPPGVVDKFGWCTWDAFYPNVHPKGVWEGVKA; encoded by the coding sequence ATGGCTCCTCCAAGCATAACCAAGAATGCCCTGGATGGAATAGGGCTAGCTGATGATCATGTATTCATGTCAATAACCTTGAAAGGAACAAATTTCCTTGCTAATGGCCAACCAATTCTCTCCAATGTCCCTCAAAACATTGTAGCCACCCCATCACCGTTTTCTTCTCTAGACAAATCCAAGGGCACAGTAGGATGCTTTGTTGGATTCGACACTGAGGAACCAAAAAGCCAACACGTAGTGTCCATAGGCAAGCTCAACTGCATAGGGTTCATGAGCATATTCAGGTTCAAAGTCTGGTGGACCACCCACTGGGTTGGAAACAGTGGAAAAGACTTGGAGCATGAGACTCAGATGATGATGTTGGACAAAGATGAGTCTGTACGTCCTTACGTTCTGCTCCTTCCACTTCTTGAAGGCCCTTTCAGGGCTTCTCTCCAGCCAGGAATTGATGACAATGTAGACATCTGCATGGAAAGTGGGTCCACGCAGGTGTCTAGGTCTACTTTACGGAGTTGCCTGTATATGCATGTTGGTGATGATCCGTATAAACTCGTCAAAGAGGCCATGAAGGTGGCCAGGCACCATCTGGGGACCTTCAAGCTTCTCGACGAGAAAACTCCACCAGGTGTCGTAGACAAATTTGGTTGGTGCACTTGGGATGCTTTTTACCCTAATGTACACCCTAAAGGTGTTTGGGAAGGGGTGAAGGCCTAG
- the LOC107926610 gene encoding UPF0426 protein At1g28150, chloroplastic, with product MGVVCLTNSCWSALKPSSFSVNFNSNFSKRRVIKAFFFDPNQVPILNQAVKEPVAFMGGMFAGILRLDLNEEPLKEWVARTVEASNISEDDISEGLQEEEDTPQQIEID from the exons ATGGGCGTCGTCTGTCTGACCAACTCTTGCTGGTCTGCTCTG AAACCTTCGTCGTTTTCCGtgaatttcaattcaaatttctCCAAGCGGAGGGTCATCAAAGCTTTTTTCTTCGATCCCAATCAAGTGCCCATCCTTAATCAAGCTGTTAAG GAGCCAGTAGCCTTCATGGGTGGGATGTTTGCTGGGATTTTAAGGCTTGATTTGAATGAAGAGCCATTAAAGGAATGGGTTGCTAGAACTGTGGAAGCCTCTAACATCAGTGAGGATGATATTTCTGAAGGACTCCAGGAGGAAGAAGACACCCCTCAACAAATTGAGATTGATTGA
- the LOC107926700 gene encoding mannose-1-phosphate guanyltransferase alpha, with translation MGISDEKVVAVIMVGGPTKGTRFRPLSLNIPKPLFPLAGQPMVHHPISACKRIPNLAQIYLVGFYEEREFAMYVSSISTELRVPVRYLREDKPHGSAGGLYNFRDLIMEDNPSHIFLLNCDVCCSFPLPEMLEAHKRYGGMGTILVIKVSAESASEFGELVADPVTNELLHYTEKPETFVSDRINCGVYVFTPDIFTAIQGVSSRRKDRANLRRLSSFEALQSATRNPPSDFVRLDQDILTPFAGKKKLYTYETMDFWEQIKTPGKSLKCSGLHLAQFRFTSPNLLASGDGTKTATIIGEVNIHPSAKVHPSAKIGPNVSISANARIGAGVRLISCIILDGVEIMENAVVFHAIVGWKSSIGKWSRVQAEGDYKAKLGITILGEAVTVEDEVVVTNSIVLPHKTLNVSVQDEILL, from the exons ATGGGGATATCAGATGAGAAAGTGGTTGCTGTGATCATGGTGGGTGGACCCACCAAAG GCACTCGGTTTCGTCCATTGTCATTGAACATTCCAAAGCCTTTGTTTCCTTTGGCTGGACAACCTATGGTTCATCACCCCATTTCTGCTTGTAAAAGG ATTCCAAATCTAGCACAGATCTATCTAGTCGGTTTCTATGAAGAGCGTGAATTCGCTATGTATGTCTCATCAATCTCTACTGAGCTAAGAGTTCCAGTCAG ATACTTAAGGGAAGACAAACCACATGGTTCAGCTGGTGGGCTTTACAACTTCAGAGATCTGATCATGGAAGATAATCCG TCTCATATCTTCTTGCTGAATTGTGATGTTTGCTGCAGTTTTCCACTCCCAGAAATGCTTG AGGCTCACAAAAGATATGGTGGTATGGGAACTATCCTAGTAATCAAG GTTTCAGCTGAGTCAGCCAGTGAGTTTGGGGAGTTGGTAGCAGATCCTGTCACCAATGAACTGTTACATTATACAGAGAAACCTGAAACTTTC GTAAGTGACCGAATCAACTGTGGTGTCTATGTGTTTACACCGGATATTTTTACTGCTATCCAAGGTGTTTCCTCTCGACGGAAAGACAGAG CCAATCTGAGACGTCTTTCCAGCTTTGAAGCCCTCCAGTCTGCTACAAG GAATCCTCCATCAGATTTTGTAAGGTTGGATCAAGACATCCTTACCCCTTTTGCGGGGAAGAAGAAGTTGTATACATATGAGACCATGGATTTCTGGGAACAAATCAAAACACCAGG AAAGTCCTTAAAGTGTTCTGGCCTACATCTTGCACAATTTCGGTTCACCTCTCCCAATCTTTTGGCTAGTGGGGATGGTACAAAAACTGCCACCATTATTGGCGAGGTTAATATTCATCCATCAGCAAAAGTACATCCAAGTGCCAAG ATCGGTCCCAATGTCTCAATATCTGCTAATGCGCGTATAGGAGCAGGTGTAAGGCTCATTAGTTGTATCATTCTTGATGGCGTTGAAATCATG GAAAATGCTGTTGTTTTTCATGCAATTGTAGGGTGGAAGTCTTCTATCGGGAAATGGTCCCGTGTTCAG GCTGAAGGAGACTATAAAGCAAAACTCGGAATCACAATTCTTG GAGAAGCAGTGACTGTTGAAGATGAAGTCGTGGTCACCAATAGCATTGTTCTTCCGCACAAGACGTTAAACGTCAGTGTTCAAGACGAAATACTATTATGA
- the LOC107926732 gene encoding uncharacterized protein isoform X1, giving the protein MAGREVREYTNLSDPKDKRWGKGKDKLDDEDIAFQRMVAKMQEVAGERGGYLHGRGALDSDDLLYLKEQMEAEEDAERLLRRTEKRAFAAFKKAASLADSSPASFPLPLRVEPKPKSGIRQQDLLKKVVEVKPKRPKISSPSSSEPEGNQSNLQSQGQESNHEKKIGHCVSESNTAEKQNKVEKSTKSLLGLAYASSDDDDDD; this is encoded by the exons ATGGCAGGGAGAGAAGTTCGTGAGTACACCAATCTGAGCGACCCCAAAG ATAAAAGGTGGGGCAAAGGAAAGGACAAACTGGACGATGAAGATATTGCTTTCCAGCGTATGGTTGCCAAG ATGCAAGAGGTCGCTGGAGAACGTGGAGGCTACCTACATGGGCGAGGCG CTTTGGACAGTGATGATTTACTCTATCTCAAGGAGCAGATGGAAGCAGAGGAGGATGCTGAACGCCTCCTGCGCCGTACCGAGAAGCGGGCATTTGCTGCATTTAAG AAAGCTGCAAGTTTAGCAGATTCCTCACCTGCATCCTTTCCTCTTCCTCTTCGAGTTGAACCCAAGCCAAAGAGTGGAATCag ACAGCAAGATTTGCTGAAAAAagttgttgaagttaaacccaaACGCCCCAAAATTTCATCCCCCTCCAGCTCTGAGCCTGAAGGGAATCAATCCAATTTACAATCTCAGGGGCAGGAGTCCAACCATGAGAAGAAGATTGGCCATTGTGTTTCGGAATCAAATACAGCAGAAAAGCAGAATAAGGTGGAAAAGTCTACCAAATCCTTACTAGGCTTAGCCTATGCAAGttctgatgatgatgatgatgattga
- the LOC107926732 gene encoding uncharacterized protein isoform X3 produces the protein MQEVAGERGGYLHGRGALDSDDLLYLKEQMEAEEDAERLLRRTEKRAFAAFKKAASLADSSPASFPLPLRVEPKPKSGIRQQDLLKKVVEVKPKRPKISSPSSSEPEGNQSNLQSQGQESNHEKKIGHCVSESNTAEKQNKVEKSTKSLLGLAYASSDDDDDD, from the exons ATGCAAGAGGTCGCTGGAGAACGTGGAGGCTACCTACATGGGCGAGGCG CTTTGGACAGTGATGATTTACTCTATCTCAAGGAGCAGATGGAAGCAGAGGAGGATGCTGAACGCCTCCTGCGCCGTACCGAGAAGCGGGCATTTGCTGCATTTAAG AAAGCTGCAAGTTTAGCAGATTCCTCACCTGCATCCTTTCCTCTTCCTCTTCGAGTTGAACCCAAGCCAAAGAGTGGAATCag ACAGCAAGATTTGCTGAAAAAagttgttgaagttaaacccaaACGCCCCAAAATTTCATCCCCCTCCAGCTCTGAGCCTGAAGGGAATCAATCCAATTTACAATCTCAGGGGCAGGAGTCCAACCATGAGAAGAAGATTGGCCATTGTGTTTCGGAATCAAATACAGCAGAAAAGCAGAATAAGGTGGAAAAGTCTACCAAATCCTTACTAGGCTTAGCCTATGCAAGttctgatgatgatgatgatgattga
- the LOC107926732 gene encoding uncharacterized protein isoform X2 gives MVAKMQEVAGERGGYLHGRGALDSDDLLYLKEQMEAEEDAERLLRRTEKRAFAAFKKAASLADSSPASFPLPLRVEPKPKSGIRQQDLLKKVVEVKPKRPKISSPSSSEPEGNQSNLQSQGQESNHEKKIGHCVSESNTAEKQNKVEKSTKSLLGLAYASSDDDDDD, from the exons ATGGTTGCCAAG ATGCAAGAGGTCGCTGGAGAACGTGGAGGCTACCTACATGGGCGAGGCG CTTTGGACAGTGATGATTTACTCTATCTCAAGGAGCAGATGGAAGCAGAGGAGGATGCTGAACGCCTCCTGCGCCGTACCGAGAAGCGGGCATTTGCTGCATTTAAG AAAGCTGCAAGTTTAGCAGATTCCTCACCTGCATCCTTTCCTCTTCCTCTTCGAGTTGAACCCAAGCCAAAGAGTGGAATCag ACAGCAAGATTTGCTGAAAAAagttgttgaagttaaacccaaACGCCCCAAAATTTCATCCCCCTCCAGCTCTGAGCCTGAAGGGAATCAATCCAATTTACAATCTCAGGGGCAGGAGTCCAACCATGAGAAGAAGATTGGCCATTGTGTTTCGGAATCAAATACAGCAGAAAAGCAGAATAAGGTGGAAAAGTCTACCAAATCCTTACTAGGCTTAGCCTATGCAAGttctgatgatgatgatgatgattga
- the LOC107926694 gene encoding betaine aldehyde dehydrogenase 1, chloroplastic has translation MAVQVPSRQLFIDGEWREPILKKRLPTINPATEEIIGNIPAATAEDVELAVAAARRALSRNKGKDWATAPGAVRAKYLRAIAAKVTERKTELAKLEAIDCGKPLDEAVWDIEDVAGCFEYYADLAEGLDARQKAPVSLPMETFKSYVLKEPIGVVGLITPWNYPLLMATWKVAPSLAAGCAAILKPSELASITCLELAEVCREVGLPPGVLNILTGLGPEAGAPLASHPDVDKIAFTGSSATGSKIMAAAAQMVKPVSLELGGKSPIIVFEDVDLDKAAEWTAFGCFWTNGQICSATSRLIVHENIAREFLDRLVKWTKNIKISDPFEEGCRLGPVVSGGQYEKVLKFISTAKSEGATILSGGVRPEHLKKGFFVEPTIITDVTTSMQIWREEVFGPVLCVKTFRTEEEALELANDTHYGLGAAVISNDLERCDRVSKNLQAGIVWVNCSQPCFCQAPWGGNKRSGFGRELGEWGLDNYLSVKQVTQYVSDEPWGWYRSPSKL, from the exons ATGGCGGTCCAAGTTCCGAGTCGACAATTATTCATCGATGGCGAGTGGAGAGAGCCCATTCTCAAGAAGCGACTCCCAACCATCAATCCTGCTACTGAAGAGATCATCG GTAACATTCCAGCGGCTACAGCTGAAGACGTGGAGCTTGCGGTGGCGGCTGCTCGGAGAGCTCTTTCTAGAAACAAAGGTAAGGATTGGGCTACCGCTCCTGGCGCTGTCCGTGCCAAGTATTTACGTGCCATCGCTGCTAAG GTAACAGAGAGAAAAACTGAGTTGGCTAAGCTTGAAGCAATTGATTGTGGGAAACCTCTTGATGAAGCAGTTTGGGACATT GAAGATGTTGCTGGATGTTTTGAGTACTATGCAGACCTTGCTGAAGGCTTAGATGCAAGGCAAAAGGCTCCTGTCTCTCTTCCTATGGAGACATTTAAGAGTTATGTGCTTAAGGAACCAATTGGGGTTGTTGGATTGATTactccatg GAATTACCCACTATTGATGGCTACATGGAAAGTAGCTCCTTCCTTGGCTGCTGGTTGTGCTGCAATACTGAAACCTTCGGAGTTGGCATCTAT CACCTGCTTGGAGCTGGCTGAAGTGTGTAGGGAGGTCGGTCTTCCTCCTGGTGTCCTGAACATTCTGACTGGGCTGGGCCCTGAAGCTGGCGCTCCTTTGGCATCTCATCCAGATGTTGACAAG ATTGCCTTTACTGGAAGCAGTGCAACAGGGAGCAAGATAATGGCAGCAGCTGCTCAAATGGTGAAG CCTGTTTCTTTAGAGCTTGGTGGGAAAAGCCCAATTATTGTGTTTGAGGATGTTGACCTCGACAAAG CTGCTGAATGGACTGCATTTGGTTGCTTCTGGACAAATGGACAGATTTGCAGTGCAACATCCCGTCTTATTGTACAC GAAAACATTGCGAGAGAATTTCTGGACAGGCTTGTGAAATGGACTAAAAACATTAAGATTTCTGATCCCTTTGAAGAAGGATGCAGGCTTGGCCCCGTTGTTAGTGGAGGACAG TATGAgaaagtattgaaattcatctcAACTGCTAAGAGTGAAGGTGCTACCATTTTGAGTGGTGGAGTTCGTCCTGAG CATTTAAAGAAGGGATTTTTTGTTGAACCAACTATAATAACTGATGTGACAACTTCCATGCAAATCTGGAGAGAAGAAGTTTTTGGACCTGTTCTTTGTGTCAAGACATTTAGGACAGAAGAGGAAGCCCTTGAACTGGCAAATGACACCCA TTATGGTTTGGGTGCTGCCGTGATATCAAATGACCTGGAAAGATGTGATCGTGTAAGCAAG AATCTCCAAGCTGGAATTGTGTGGGTCAATTGTTCACAGCCATGCTTCTGTCAAGCTCCATGGGGAGGCAATAAACGCAGTGGCTTTGGGCGTGAACTTGGGGAATG GGGTCTCGACAATTACTTGAGTGTGAAGCAGGTCACGCAGTATGTCTCCGATGAACCATGGGGGTGGTATCGCTCACCATCAAAGCTGTGA
- the LOC107926694 gene encoding betaine aldehyde dehydrogenase 1, chloroplastic isoform X1: MAVQVPSRQLFIDGEWREPILKKRLPTINPATEEIIGNIPAATAEDVELAVAAARRALSRNKGKDWATAPGAVRAKYLRAIAAKVTERKTELAKLEAIDCGKPLDEAVWDIEDVAGCFEYYADLAEGLDARQKAPVSLPMETFKSYVLKEPIGVVGLITPWNYPLLMATWKVAPSLAAGCAAILKPSELASITCLELAEVCREVGLPPGVLNILTGLGPEAGAPLASHPDVDKIAFTGSSATGSKIMAAAAQMVKPVSLELGGKSPIIVFEDVDLDKAAEWTAFGCFWTNGQICSATSRLIVHENIAREFLDRLVKWTKNIKISDPFEEGCRLGPVVSGGQHLKKGFFVEPTIITDVTTSMQIWREEVFGPVLCVKTFRTEEEALELANDTHYGLGAAVISNDLERCDRVSKNLQAGIVWVNCSQPCFCQAPWGGNKRSGFGRELGEWGLDNYLSVKQVTQYVSDEPWGWYRSPSKL; this comes from the exons ATGGCGGTCCAAGTTCCGAGTCGACAATTATTCATCGATGGCGAGTGGAGAGAGCCCATTCTCAAGAAGCGACTCCCAACCATCAATCCTGCTACTGAAGAGATCATCG GTAACATTCCAGCGGCTACAGCTGAAGACGTGGAGCTTGCGGTGGCGGCTGCTCGGAGAGCTCTTTCTAGAAACAAAGGTAAGGATTGGGCTACCGCTCCTGGCGCTGTCCGTGCCAAGTATTTACGTGCCATCGCTGCTAAG GTAACAGAGAGAAAAACTGAGTTGGCTAAGCTTGAAGCAATTGATTGTGGGAAACCTCTTGATGAAGCAGTTTGGGACATT GAAGATGTTGCTGGATGTTTTGAGTACTATGCAGACCTTGCTGAAGGCTTAGATGCAAGGCAAAAGGCTCCTGTCTCTCTTCCTATGGAGACATTTAAGAGTTATGTGCTTAAGGAACCAATTGGGGTTGTTGGATTGATTactccatg GAATTACCCACTATTGATGGCTACATGGAAAGTAGCTCCTTCCTTGGCTGCTGGTTGTGCTGCAATACTGAAACCTTCGGAGTTGGCATCTAT CACCTGCTTGGAGCTGGCTGAAGTGTGTAGGGAGGTCGGTCTTCCTCCTGGTGTCCTGAACATTCTGACTGGGCTGGGCCCTGAAGCTGGCGCTCCTTTGGCATCTCATCCAGATGTTGACAAG ATTGCCTTTACTGGAAGCAGTGCAACAGGGAGCAAGATAATGGCAGCAGCTGCTCAAATGGTGAAG CCTGTTTCTTTAGAGCTTGGTGGGAAAAGCCCAATTATTGTGTTTGAGGATGTTGACCTCGACAAAG CTGCTGAATGGACTGCATTTGGTTGCTTCTGGACAAATGGACAGATTTGCAGTGCAACATCCCGTCTTATTGTACAC GAAAACATTGCGAGAGAATTTCTGGACAGGCTTGTGAAATGGACTAAAAACATTAAGATTTCTGATCCCTTTGAAGAAGGATGCAGGCTTGGCCCCGTTGTTAGTGGAGGACAG CATTTAAAGAAGGGATTTTTTGTTGAACCAACTATAATAACTGATGTGACAACTTCCATGCAAATCTGGAGAGAAGAAGTTTTTGGACCTGTTCTTTGTGTCAAGACATTTAGGACAGAAGAGGAAGCCCTTGAACTGGCAAATGACACCCA TTATGGTTTGGGTGCTGCCGTGATATCAAATGACCTGGAAAGATGTGATCGTGTAAGCAAG AATCTCCAAGCTGGAATTGTGTGGGTCAATTGTTCACAGCCATGCTTCTGTCAAGCTCCATGGGGAGGCAATAAACGCAGTGGCTTTGGGCGTGAACTTGGGGAATG GGGTCTCGACAATTACTTGAGTGTGAAGCAGGTCACGCAGTATGTCTCCGATGAACCATGGGGGTGGTATCGCTCACCATCAAAGCTGTGA